The Amycolatopsis sp. QT-25 genomic sequence CCGTTGGCCAGGCCGGAGCGCTACACCGGCTGCGTCGCCGAGTTCGACCGCTCCGGGCTGTGGCCGGTGCTGATCCCGCACGACCAGCGTTTCGCGGCCAACGGCGAGGACTGGATCGACGACCGCGGCAGGCTCGCCCCGGCCGAGCACCGGATCTCCTCGGTGGATCCGGCGGAGGTGCTGGCCCGCTGGTGGGACACGTCGTGCTGCGACGGCGCCTGCCTGCGCCCCTTCGGCGCGAAGTTCCCCGGGCTGGCCCGCCGTCCGGCGCGCCGGGCGGATCCGCTGGCCGAGGCGGGCAACACCGGCTCGATTCTCGCCGCGCGCGGGCAGCATCGGCTGGCGCTGGTGCAGACCGAGCGGCCCGCCGACATCCCGGCGATCCTCGGCTGGACGGGCATGATCAAGGCGACCGATCAGGTCCACGAGCTGTCCGCGGTCCTGCGCAGCTGGGAAGACCGCTTCGGCGCGACGCTCACGGTGCTGGGCTTCGATTCGATGGAGCTGTCGGTGGCCGCGCCACCGCGCACCCAGGGCCGCGCGCTCACGGTCGCCGCCGAGCACCGTTCGTTCTGCCTGCCCGCCTTCGCCGGTCAGCCGGGCAACCTGCGCGAGTTCGCCTCCAGCCTGGTCCAGACGCGCCGGTGGCAGTTCTCGTGGGCATGAGGGCGCGTTTGCGCGCGCGAGAGAGGGGGAATCAGGGCACCGCGGGAAGGCGGTGATCGACGTCGCGGAGCTGAGGATCGGCACTTCGGGCTGGCGTTACCCACCCTGGCGCGGGGACTTCTATCCTCGCGGCCTGGTACAGCGGCGCGAGCTGGAGTACCTGTCGTCCCGGATGAACTCGGCGGAGATCAACGGCTCGTTCTACTCACTGCAGCGTCCCGAGCGGTACCGGGCGTGGGTCGAGCAGACACCGGACGACTTCGTCTTCGCCGTCAAGGGCGGCCGCTTCATCACGCATATGAAGCAGCTACGGGACGTCGAGACGCCGCTGGCGAACTTCTTCGCCTCCGGGGTGCTGGCGCTCGGCCGGAAACTGGGGCCGTTCCTCTGGCAGCTGCCACCGCGGCTGGCGTTCGACGCGGAGCGGATCGAGGGGTTCTTCGAGCTGTTGCCGCGCACCAGTCACGCCGCCGCCGAGCTCGCGCACAAGCACGACGACAAGCTGAAGGCCGAACCGCACACCGATCCGAAGCCTCGCCGGAAGCTCCGGCACGCCGTCGAAGTACGGCATCCGAGCTTCGCCGAGCCCGAAAGTCTCGCACTGTTCCGGAAACACGGCATCGCGCTCGTGGTCGCCGACACCGCGGGCAAGTTCCCGTTCATCGACGAGATGACCAGCGACGAGTTCGCGTACGTCCGCTTGCACGGCGACGAGGAACTGTACGTCAGCGGGTACGGCGACGAGGCCTTGCGGAAGTGGGCCCGGAAGATCGAGGGCTGGCGCCGCGACACGTACGTCTACTTCGACAACGACGTCAAGGTCGAGGCGCCCAAGAACGCGATCGCCCTCGCGGAACTCCTGGCTTGACCGCGCACGCTGCACAGTCAGCGCGCAGTGAGCGGTGTCCTGTTGAGTAACGCCTGAGGTCACGGGCGTACTCGCCTGCTGCGACTGGGGGTCGGCACGCCGGTCGCCCGTGCCTCACTCCACCTTGACCGAGTCGCCCACGAGCGAGGCCAGCTTCGCGCGGACGTCCTCGGCGTCCGGATGCGACAGTTCGGTCAGCACCCGGACCGAACGCAGCCAGCAGGCCCGCGCCGCCGGGGGATCGCCGCGCCGCAGATGGATTCCGCCGAGCTGGGCCAGTACGTCGGCCGCCTCGTAGAGCTCGCCGTGGGCGAAGAACATCTCGACGGCTTGCCGCATGCACGCGATGCCCTCGTCGCCGCGGCCGAGCCCCACGAGCGCGATGCCCTTGGTGTGCAAGGTGAAGCGGGCTTCGTCGGGGAGCGCGTGCGCCTCCAGCGCCAAGGCCTGGTCGGCGAGGTCGAGCGCCTGCCCGAAGCGGCCTGCCTGGGCGCAGATGTCGCCGAGGGCCTGCAACGCGCTGGCCTCCATGCCCGAACCGACGTTGCTCTCCCGGATGAGCCGCAACGCTCGCGTCCCGTACTCCCACCCCGTGTCGGGGTCCTGGCTGGCCAGCGTGAGGTTGTAGAGCGCGCGCGCCTCGCCCTGCCGGTCGCCGACCTGGCGCTGCAGTTCGACGACCTGCTCCAGGTAGGCGATGCTGTCCTCGTATTGGCGGGCGACCCCACACGCCACTCCGAGTCCACTGAGGATGGCGGCCTCACCGGAGCGATCCCCCATGCCGCGGGCGGCCCGGAGCGCCACGCCGAACACCGAACGCCAGTCCTCCAGCCGGGATCGCACGATGAAGTACGACTGCAACAGCCACGCCAGCTGCCAGCACTCCCGGTACCGCCGCTCCCGGTACGCGATGTTCACCGCGGCGATGAGGTTGCCCGCCTCCTCGTCGAGCCAGTCGAGTGCCTGTTCGTAGTGCCCGAACTTCAGCCCGGCGCCGTCGAACCGCTCCGGCTCGACGAGCCGGTAGTGCCGGTCCGAGCGCAAGAGCCGCGACGCGTTCAGCGCCGAAGCGAGCAACGCGTGGAGAAGCCTGTCCAGCACACCCTTCCGCGCCTCGGGTCCGTCCAGTTTCGCCGAGAGTTCGGCCGCGTACGCGCGAATGAGGTCGTGGAACTGGTACCGGCCTGGCCTGGATCGCGCGATCAGGTGCGCGGAAGCCAGTTTCGCCAGATCCTCGTGCGCTTCCGCGACGTCGACCCCGGCCACCGCCGCGGCCGCGGGCACGCTGAAGTCGCCGCCGGTGGGCAGGCCGAGGAGCCGTAGCATCCGCGCGGCTCGTTCGTCGAGCGCCCGGTACGAGTACGAGAAGACGGCCCGGATGTTCGTCTCGTCGCCGTCGGCGAGGTCGAACGAGCCCAACCTGTCCTGTTCGGCTTCGAGCAGCCGGACGAATTCCCGCAGCGGAAGGTCCGGGAACTGCGCCGCCCGCACGGCGAGGATCCGGATGGCCAGCGGCAACCCGCCG encodes the following:
- a CDS encoding DUF4253 domain-containing protein, translated to MTIAPFRPGTPPVQTLPPGRWHGRIWVSDLPLARPERYTGCVAEFDRSGLWPVLIPHDQRFAANGEDWIDDRGRLAPAEHRISSVDPAEVLARWWDTSCCDGACLRPFGAKFPGLARRPARRADPLAEAGNTGSILAARGQHRLALVQTERPADIPAILGWTGMIKATDQVHELSAVLRSWEDRFGATLTVLGFDSMELSVAAPPRTQGRALTVAAEHRSFCLPAFAGQPGNLREFASSLVQTRRWQFSWA
- a CDS encoding DUF72 domain-containing protein — encoded protein: MIDVAELRIGTSGWRYPPWRGDFYPRGLVQRRELEYLSSRMNSAEINGSFYSLQRPERYRAWVEQTPDDFVFAVKGGRFITHMKQLRDVETPLANFFASGVLALGRKLGPFLWQLPPRLAFDAERIEGFFELLPRTSHAAAELAHKHDDKLKAEPHTDPKPRRKLRHAVEVRHPSFAEPESLALFRKHGIALVVADTAGKFPFIDEMTSDEFAYVRLHGDEELYVSGYGDEALRKWARKIEGWRRDTYVYFDNDVKVEAPKNAIALAELLA
- a CDS encoding BTAD domain-containing putative transcriptional regulator; this encodes MSDVALDFRVLGPTEVTADGLPVPLGGSRPLIVLAGLLLRANTVVPVEELGRWLWPDDRRRSKGALQTYILRVRRALGDEVTLRTERGGYLLELDERLLDLARFRALAAEGARAARDGDPRRAADRFAAALAEWRGPALQNVHSEALLRDEADQLGEERLRVREQWADALIALGEHATVVLELTRLCRENPLRERLHEQLMIALYHSGRQAEALDVYRRIGAVLAEELGLDPGASLRRAHQAILTGEESGETTLDSELTRYRLGSEPLIPRQLPADQRAFSGRQRDLKTLHELVPEALDTERSTSIASIEGMGGIGKTTLAVHFAHEVGDRFPGGQVYLNLRGYGPGEPVEAAAALETMLVSVGVPADRIPAGVDDRAATWRTHSAGRRMLILLDNAASTEQIRPLLPGPGCLVLVTSRWQLQALVATHGARRVALGELPDEDAIALVASTIGLDRVTEDPEATERFVRYCGGLPLAIRILAVRAAQFPDLPLREFVRLLEAEQDRLGSFDLADGDETNIRAVFSYSYRALDERAARMLRLLGLPTGGDFSVPAAAAVAGVDVAEAHEDLAKLASAHLIARSRPGRYQFHDLIRAYAAELSAKLDGPEARKGVLDRLLHALLASALNASRLLRSDRHYRLVEPERFDGAGLKFGHYEQALDWLDEEAGNLIAAVNIAYRERRYRECWQLAWLLQSYFIVRSRLEDWRSVFGVALRAARGMGDRSGEAAILSGLGVACGVARQYEDSIAYLEQVVELQRQVGDRQGEARALYNLTLASQDPDTGWEYGTRALRLIRESNVGSGMEASALQALGDICAQAGRFGQALDLADQALALEAHALPDEARFTLHTKGIALVGLGRGDEGIACMRQAVEMFFAHGELYEAADVLAQLGGIHLRRGDPPAARACWLRSVRVLTELSHPDAEDVRAKLASLVGDSVKVE